The Oncorhynchus tshawytscha isolate Ot180627B linkage group LG20, Otsh_v2.0, whole genome shotgun sequence genome has a window encoding:
- the LOC112219515 gene encoding 60S ribosomal protein L17, which produces MVRYSLDPENPTKSCKSRGSNLRVHFKNTRETAQTIKGMHIRKATKYLKDVTIKHQCVPFRRYNGGVSRCAQAKQFDWTQGRWPKKSAEFLLHMLKNAESNAELKGLDVDSLVIEHIQVNKAPKMRRRTYRAHGRINPYMSSPCHIEMILTEKEQIVPKPEEEVATKKKVSQKKLKKQKLMARE; this is translated from the exons ATGGTCCGCTACTCGCTCGACCCCGAGAACCCGACTAAGT CATGCAAGTCGAGGGGCTCTAATCTCCGGGTTCACTTCAAG AACACCCGTGAGACAGCTCAGACCATCAAAGGCATGCACATCCGCAAGGCCACCAAGTACCTGAAGGATGTTACCATCAAGCACCAGTGTGTTCCCTTCCGTCGCTACAATGGGGGTGTCAGCAGGTGTGCCCAG GCAAAGCAGTTTGACTGGACACAGGGCCGCTGGCCCAAGAAGAGTGCAGAGTTCCTTCTCCACATGCTGAAGAACGCTGAGAGCAATGCGGAGCTTAAG GGTCTGGATGTAGACTCCCTGGTGATCGAGCACATCCAGGTCAACAAGGCCCCCAAGATGCGCAGACGCACATACCGTGCCCATGGTCGCATCAACCCCTACATGAGCTCCCCTTGCCACATTGAGATGATCCTCACAGAGAAGGAGCAGATCGTTCCCAAACCAGAGGAGGAAGTCGCTACTAAGAAAAAG GTTTCTCAGAAGAAGCTGAAGAAGCAGAAACTCATGGCACGGGAGTAA
- the nkx6.1 gene encoding homeobox protein Nkx-6.1, with translation MLAVGQMDGSRQSAFLLSTPPLAALHSMAEMKTPLYPAYPLSSTGPASSTSPTATSPNPGGIPVSSPGIKPSSGMSSLGSPHQCSALGTPHGINDILSRPSILSPGAAAAVAASSSAGILSGMPRFSSLSPPPPHGLYFSPSAAAVAVARYPKPLTDLPGRTPIFWPGVMQSPHWRDARFACSPHQNSVLLDKDGKRKHTRPTFSGQQIFALEKTFEQTKYLAGPERARLAYSLGMTESQVKVWFQNRRTKWRKRHAAEMASAKKKQDSETERLKGASENEDDDDDYNKPLDPNSDDEKITQLLKKHKPNSSLLIHTSENDSS, from the exons ATGTTAGCCGTGGGGCAGATGGACGGGTCCAGACAGAGCGCTTTCCTCTTAAGCACCCCACCTTTAGCAGCTCTGCATAGCATGGCGGAGATGAAGACCCCACTCTACCCAGCCTACCCGTTATCTTCCACCGGGCCGGCCTCTTCTACCTCACCTACTGCCACCTCTCCAAACCCCGGTGGCATCCCGGTGTCCTCACCGGGGATCAAACCATCCTCCGGAATGTCATCTCTCGGATCCCCCCATCAATGCAGCGCGCTAGGAACACCTCATGGAATAAACGACATCCTCAGTCGTCCCTCGATCCTTTCCCCAGGAGCTGCTGCTGCCGTTGCTGCGTCCTCTTCTGCCGGAATCTTGTCCGGAATGCCCCGCTTCAGTAGTTTGAGCCCCCCGCCACCCCATGGGCTCTACTTCAGCCCCAGCGCTGCAGCAGTGGCAGTGGCTCGCTACCCCAAGCCGTTGACAGACCTTCCAGGCAGGACCCCGATATTCTGGCCAGGAGTCATGCAAAGCCCACACTGGAGAGACGCCAGATTCGCATGTTCACCCC ATCAGAATTCTGTACTGCTCGACAAAGATGGAAAAAGAAAACATACACGTCCCACCTTCTCTGGACAACAAATCTTTGCCCTGGAAAAGACTTTTGAACAAACGAAATACCTCGCTGGGCCAGAGCGAGCACGACTGGCCTACTCGTTGGGAATGACAGAGAGCCAAGTGAAG GTGTGGTTTCAAAACCGAAGAACTAAATGGAGAAAACGGCACGCGGCTGAGATGGCTTCGGCAAAGAAGAAGCAGGATTCTGAGACCGAGAGGCTGAAAGGGGCTTCGGAGAacgaagatgatgatgatgattataacAAGCCGTTGGACCCTAACTCAGACGACGAGAAAATAACACAACTGCTGAAAAAACACAAACCAAACTCCTCACTCCTTATTCATACGTCAGAAAACGACAGTTCGTAG